In Rhodothermus marinus DSM 4252, a single genomic region encodes these proteins:
- a CDS encoding response regulator, whose translation MAKTVLVVDDSSTARKFVTFALRAQGLTVLTACDGLEALEKIAQTPVDLVITDLNMPKMDGIGLVQALRSDPEYAHIPILVLSSLEDAELVSQSQQLGVQAYLTKPFDAQRLQYEVSKFIS comes from the coding sequence ATGGCTAAGACGGTTCTCGTCGTCGACGACTCCAGCACGGCCCGCAAGTTCGTCACGTTTGCCCTGCGGGCCCAGGGCCTCACGGTGCTGACGGCCTGCGACGGCCTGGAAGCGCTGGAAAAAATTGCCCAGACGCCGGTCGATCTGGTCATTACCGACCTGAACATGCCCAAGATGGACGGGATCGGTCTGGTGCAGGCGCTGCGCTCCGACCCGGAGTACGCCCACATCCCGATCCTGGTGCTGTCTTCGCTCGAAGATGCCGAGCTGGTCAGCCAGAGCCAGCAACTGGGCGTGCAGGCCTACCTGACCAAACCCTTTGACGCACAACGACTGCAGTACGAAGTGTCCAAGTTTATCTC
- a CDS encoding CheR family methyltransferase, with protein MSLLARLPLTPQQQGVLSDAEFQQLRQLIYEKTGIYFQDNKRYLLESRVGRRLNELRLPNGRAYLHALQNGQAREEFRHLVNAITINETYFFRAPGHLEVLEEHILPEWLRTKHQIRIWSAGCSSGEEPYTLAIFLRDRILPRHPYARFEIIGTDINTNVLQQAQQGIYGDYAIRNVPPEYLQRYFVQQGDRYQVREEIRKMVKFQVLNLADAVAMNAMRNFDLIICANVLIYFDDNMKRRVVQSFYRSLVPGGYLFIGFSETLYGISQAFQPVRFGKAIVYRKEAEASENSPYRHG; from the coding sequence ATGAGTCTGCTGGCACGCCTACCCCTGACCCCGCAACAACAGGGCGTCCTTTCGGACGCAGAATTCCAGCAGTTGCGCCAGCTGATCTACGAAAAGACCGGCATCTACTTTCAGGACAACAAGCGCTATCTGCTGGAAAGCCGGGTCGGACGCCGCCTGAATGAACTCCGCCTGCCGAACGGCCGGGCCTACCTGCATGCTCTGCAGAACGGCCAGGCGCGGGAGGAATTCCGTCATCTGGTCAACGCCATCACCATCAACGAAACCTATTTCTTTCGCGCGCCCGGCCATCTGGAAGTGCTGGAAGAACACATTCTGCCTGAGTGGCTGCGCACCAAACACCAGATCCGCATCTGGAGTGCGGGCTGCTCCAGCGGCGAAGAGCCCTACACGCTGGCCATTTTTCTGCGGGATCGCATTCTGCCGCGCCATCCCTATGCCCGGTTCGAGATCATCGGCACCGACATCAACACGAACGTGCTCCAGCAGGCCCAGCAGGGGATCTACGGCGACTATGCCATCCGCAACGTGCCGCCTGAATATCTTCAACGCTATTTCGTCCAGCAGGGCGATCGCTACCAGGTCCGCGAGGAAATTCGCAAGATGGTGAAATTCCAGGTGTTGAACCTGGCCGATGCGGTCGCCATGAATGCCATGCGGAATTTCGATTTAATCATCTGCGCTAATGTTCTCATCTATTTCGACGATAATATGAAGCGCCGCGTGGTCCAGTCATTCTACCGGAGTCTGGTACCGGGCGGCTACCTGTTTATCGGGTTCTCGGAGACCCTTTACGGCATCAGCCAGGCCTTCCAGCCGGTGCGTTTTGGCAAGGCCATTGTTTACCGAAAAGAAGCCGAAGCTTCCGAAAATAGCCCGTATCGCCATGGCTAA
- a CDS encoding HEAT repeat domain-containing protein yields MSMMLPEGLQHPDPSVRLDALNELLATHTPAETIPVAAHCLQDPDPGIREAAAEHLVAIGTEEAARAVVPLIQHPELPVRNLAGEVLVRIGAPSIQALLPYVDIDDADARKFAIDVLAQLPAYDVVDRIAARLDDPDTNVRLAAIDALAALGATEYAPVLRERYRFYPAERPHILAALGTFRDARGLQLVEAALNDPDPVVQYAAAEALARYPIPEVLHLLLRQVEQATPEARPLVLYDLIEAYESATGPVPPLPERLRPYLLEMLQEPDLSFKKAAVRGLRHMLDEATIEAMLEHAGQHDELDLALFEAISTHPRAFACVARCAETGRMSLDAAAGFAIALLTHGRLDDFQLPQAAQFLQAHFESLDAETKMAAITLGLQLQHPAFFALVQQGLHDPDPAVRHYADDALCTARRSSAYQS; encoded by the coding sequence ATGTCGATGATGCTGCCTGAAGGCCTGCAGCATCCGGATCCGTCTGTTCGTCTGGATGCGCTGAACGAGTTGCTGGCCACCCACACGCCCGCCGAAACGATTCCGGTCGCGGCCCACTGCCTGCAGGATCCCGATCCGGGCATTCGCGAAGCCGCAGCCGAGCATCTGGTGGCCATCGGCACCGAGGAAGCGGCCCGGGCGGTGGTGCCGCTCATCCAGCATCCCGAGTTGCCTGTGCGCAACCTGGCCGGCGAGGTGCTCGTCCGCATCGGCGCGCCTTCGATTCAGGCGCTCCTGCCCTACGTGGACATCGACGATGCGGACGCGCGCAAGTTTGCCATCGACGTCCTGGCGCAGCTCCCGGCCTACGACGTAGTCGATCGCATCGCGGCCCGGCTGGACGATCCGGACACGAACGTCCGCCTGGCCGCCATCGATGCGCTGGCCGCGCTGGGGGCTACCGAGTACGCCCCGGTGCTGCGCGAACGCTATCGGTTTTACCCGGCCGAGCGGCCGCACATCCTGGCGGCGCTGGGGACGTTCCGGGATGCACGCGGGCTGCAGCTCGTCGAGGCGGCCCTGAACGATCCGGACCCGGTCGTCCAGTACGCCGCCGCTGAAGCACTCGCGCGGTATCCGATTCCTGAAGTGCTGCATCTGCTGCTGCGCCAGGTCGAGCAGGCCACACCCGAAGCCCGTCCCTTAGTGCTCTACGACCTGATCGAGGCCTACGAGTCGGCCACCGGGCCGGTACCGCCGCTTCCGGAACGGCTTCGTCCCTACCTGCTGGAAATGCTTCAGGAGCCTGATCTGAGCTTCAAAAAAGCGGCCGTGCGTGGCCTGCGCCACATGCTCGATGAGGCGACCATCGAGGCCATGCTGGAGCATGCGGGGCAGCACGACGAGCTGGACCTGGCCCTGTTCGAGGCCATTTCCACCCATCCCAGGGCGTTCGCCTGTGTGGCCCGCTGCGCCGAAACGGGCCGGATGTCGCTCGACGCGGCCGCCGGCTTTGCCATCGCACTCCTGACCCACGGCCGCCTGGACGACTTTCAATTGCCCCAGGCGGCCCAGTTCCTTCAGGCCCACTTCGAAAGCCTGGATGCCGAAACCAAAATGGCGGCCATCACGCTGGGCCTGCAACTGCAGCACCCCGCCTTCTTTGCTCTGGTTCAGCAGGGATTGCACGACCCCGATCCGGCCGTGCGCCACTATGCCGACGACGCGCTCTGCACGGCCCGCCGTAGTTCTGCCTACCAGTCCTGA
- a CDS encoding flagellar hook protein FlgE — MIRSLRTGVSGLKSHQVRMDVISNNIANVNTTAFKRGRAAFNELLGQTLLGVGRTAGGRGINPSYVGLGVSVGSIDVNFAQGALENTGVATDLGINGDGFFVVRGGDRIYLTRAGNFTINRFGELVTNSGLQVQGWAFDENGELQSAALEDVRVPFSATAPPKQTENIYVRGNLNAELAAGETVTVSTVVYDPQGKAKTIIIEFTRTSNPNEWQWNLLDEDGNPLGVTITSGDNLITFDTQGNLDPTEALQTFDWDIDNDGTLESFTLNLAGADDALTQYAGSTTATVRDQDGQPPGSLIGFSINQEGIVELNFSNGYQQKIYQLALGSVNNVNGLQQVGDNLWSLTSSSGDLALGRAGVELNRTVIVAGTLEMSNVDLATEFTDMIVTQRGYQASARIITTSDEMLQELVQLKR, encoded by the coding sequence ATGATTCGCTCTCTGCGCACCGGCGTCTCCGGACTCAAAAGCCATCAGGTCCGCATGGACGTCATCTCCAACAACATCGCCAACGTCAACACCACCGCCTTCAAACGCGGCCGCGCCGCCTTCAACGAACTGCTCGGCCAGACGCTGCTGGGTGTGGGCCGCACCGCCGGCGGCCGTGGCATCAATCCCTCCTACGTCGGGCTGGGCGTCTCGGTGGGTTCGATCGACGTCAACTTCGCCCAGGGCGCCCTCGAAAACACCGGCGTGGCCACCGACCTGGGCATCAACGGCGACGGGTTCTTCGTCGTCCGTGGCGGCGACCGCATCTACCTGACGCGCGCCGGCAATTTCACGATCAACCGCTTTGGTGAACTGGTGACCAACAGCGGTTTGCAGGTGCAGGGCTGGGCTTTCGATGAAAACGGTGAGTTGCAGTCGGCTGCGCTCGAAGACGTGCGCGTTCCCTTCAGCGCCACCGCTCCCCCCAAACAAACCGAAAACATCTACGTCCGCGGCAACCTCAATGCGGAATTGGCAGCCGGCGAAACCGTAACGGTCTCTACCGTCGTGTATGATCCGCAGGGGAAAGCCAAAACCATCATCATTGAATTTACAAGAACCTCCAATCCCAACGAATGGCAATGGAATCTGCTGGACGAAGACGGGAATCCCCTGGGTGTTACGATTACCAGTGGCGATAACCTGATCACCTTCGACACGCAGGGCAACCTGGATCCCACCGAAGCGCTCCAGACGTTCGACTGGGACATCGATAATGATGGCACTCTGGAAAGCTTCACGCTGAACCTGGCGGGGGCCGACGATGCCCTCACCCAGTACGCCGGCTCCACCACCGCCACCGTCCGCGACCAGGACGGCCAACCCCCCGGCTCCCTCATCGGCTTCAGCATCAACCAGGAAGGCATCGTCGAACTCAACTTCTCCAACGGCTACCAGCAAAAAATCTATCAACTGGCCCTCGGGTCCGTTAACAACGTCAACGGCCTGCAACAGGTCGGCGACAACCTCTGGAGCCTGACCAGCTCCTCGGGCGATCTGGCCCTGGGACGCGCCGGCGTCGAACTCAACCGCACGGTGATCGTGGCCGGTACGCTCGAGATGAGCAACGTGGACCTGGCCACGGAATTTACCGACATGATCGTCACGCAGCGCGGCTACCAGGCCTCGGCCCGCATCATCACGACTTCCGACGAAATGCTCCAGGAACTCGTCCAGCTCAAACGATAA
- a CDS encoding chemotaxis protein CheW, whose protein sequence is MQQQTSRSQILQLVSFLIENEEFGVDILNVQEIIRPVDITRVPNAPAFVEGVINLRGRIVPVVDLRKRFNLPRRERDKNSRIIVVELGDKIVGFMVDAVREVLRVDAGVIEPPPELAIGIDAHYITGVAKLDDRLLILLDLERILTDEEKHRLQPLQETAEAEAS, encoded by the coding sequence ATGCAGCAGCAGACGTCTCGTTCGCAGATTCTCCAACTGGTCAGTTTTCTGATCGAAAACGAAGAGTTTGGCGTCGACATTCTGAACGTGCAGGAGATCATCCGGCCCGTCGATATTACGCGCGTGCCGAATGCGCCCGCGTTCGTCGAGGGCGTCATCAACCTGCGCGGGCGCATCGTGCCCGTCGTGGACCTGCGCAAGCGGTTCAACCTGCCGCGGCGCGAGCGCGACAAGAACTCGCGCATCATCGTGGTGGAACTGGGCGACAAGATCGTCGGCTTCATGGTCGACGCCGTGCGCGAGGTGCTGCGCGTCGATGCCGGCGTGATCGAACCGCCGCCGGAGCTGGCCATCGGCATCGATGCCCACTACATCACGGGCGTGGCCAAGCTCGACGATCGGCTGCTCATTCTGCTGGACCTGGAGCGCATCCTGACCGACGAAGAAAAGCACCGTCTCCAGCCGCTCCAGGAAACCGCCGAAGCCGAAGCTTCCTGA